Genomic DNA from Solanum dulcamara chromosome 4, daSolDulc1.2, whole genome shotgun sequence:
CTAATCAAAGAATCTACAACGGGACCTATCCGTTTTTTCTCTAGTAGAGAAAGGCAAACCTTTGATTTCACCTATGTGAGCTTCACAAGGCATACTCCGTCCCTAGCCTGGATAAAGTATGATAGTTGGGGTCAGCTATAAAATAGTCTAATTATCATGAAACTTCCTATAATATTGGACTGGACAGTGGGGAATGGATACAAAGGAGTATATAGTGAACCCCAACTAGTTTTTTGTTAATGtgattaataaaaatgaaaactcTTTTTTGATGGTGGTGTCCCAGCCAGCTTGCGCTCGTACCTCAACTAGTTCCACCGGATACCTGCTACCTCCCACCAGCCTAGGTACCAGATAACTCTACCACCAAGACTTAGGTAGATAGGGAAAAAATCACCTACTACTTTTTTTAAACCTCTGCTGGAGTTTGAACCCGAGCGCTCATATTTTCCCAACTCCATTGACCACTAGTTCACACCCTTAGGAGAACTACATGCTTTCAGTAAACTAAGAGTTGTGGTGGTTCACATTTTCACATTCAGCTTGAACATTTTAAGAACAATCTAATTTATCGTTAAAACCTATGAAAAATTGGAAACTCAACCTAAACAAAGCTTAATGGATACAAAAGATCATATAGAGTCGACCTCAACTTGTGTTGGCTAACACTatacaatttttatttgataattGTACTGTCTGAGTCAGCTTGTCCGCACCTCAACTAATTTTTCTGAATACTTGATACCTCCCACCAACACAAATACCAATGGGAAGAATCCCTCCACTGAGACCTCAGCCTACCTCATCGACCCTTAATCCACACAAATGGTGTTGTTCATACTTCACATTCCGCTAGTATCCAAATCCAGAGTTTTGGTGGCTAGCACTAcacattttttatttgataattGTTCTGTCTGAGTCACATTGCACGCACCTCAACTAATTTTCCCGAATACAACCAACACAGGTACTGATGGGAAGAAACCCTCTGCTCAGACCTCACGGTTCTCAATCTACCTCATCGACCCTGAGTCACACCAATGGTACAGTTCATACTTCACATTCAGCttgataaaattaaaagaacaaTCTAATTATCGTTAAAACCTGTGGAAACTCAGCTTGAACAAAGTTAAATCGAGATAACAAAAAGAGgcataaaaaagaaagaaaaacccCTTACCAGGAACATGCTGAGCTAATTTAATCAAAGCACAATGTGAATTTTCTGGTTCTGAAGAAGACGCACCAAATTTGAGGGGAATATGTTGAGGTAGGGCAATAAGATCAGACCCTTTTGGGATATCTTCAGAAGCAACTAAACCAAGGCCAAAGGTATCACCTTGtgctatttttatggatttgtgAACAAACCCACCTTCAGTTTTCACCCATTTGATGAGGTCCGGTGGTTGTGGCACTAGACGTGATGGGTAAGCGGCGGCGACGGCGGCGACGGTGCAAGTAAGGGGGCGGACGTGTGTTAGGGAGTTAGCCATTAACATCATTTTGCTTGACATTTTTGCTGTTTgagtgaaaaaaaataagagcAGAAAGAGTGGAGAAAGATTTTTCTATGGAAGatatttgttgtttttttaatGAGTCTTGTGATTAATTTAGATCTGATTAAAAAAGTAACATCATTTATTAAGCGGATATTTAGTTTTAGTTTCCTTTTCTGGCTTGATGTTGGGAAATATATTATGATCGTTCTTTCGTGTTTTATTTGTTTCTCGTTTTcatctatattttcttcttggAATTATATCtgttaataattttttactctagtattcaggaaaaaaaatgaacttAAAAGGATGATAATGTCCTGAAgtttttaaattgaaaaaaaactgAAACTCGTGAAAGTAGTTTAAAGTattgaattaaaaatttgaaCTTCATAACACAACATTTTgaagttttaaattaaaaagttgAGCTTTAAGACACAACGTCTTTGAAGTTTTGAACTGAAAAATTGAGCTTCAGACCACATTGTATTGAAGTTTGAGGAAGTGAAGACTGAAGAGGAGGAAAATCAATATCTATCCGTCTTTATGTTGTGTTAAACATCATATAATTTGTAAGAACTGGCTAAAACTTAAATAAAGACCCTAAATTGGCTACTTGAGGCATTACACAAAATGAAAAACATGTCTGCAGAAAATGAAGGCCCAATTAATGTTCTTCTTTGTGCATAGAGTGGTTCTCAATAAATGAAGCAAGATTTGgagttttgtttttttattagtttttatCCGTGTTTGATATCTGCTTTGAAATTCGATTAATTTGAATTCACATTGAAAAATTTTATATAGAGGGTAAAGCACTTTATTGCCTACCATTTCAGGCTCAAACTCGAGACTTATTATTAAGAATGGAAGAGTACTTATTATAACCTTTGGTGATAGCAAACATTGTATTAGGTCGAAGGATTCGAGCCTAAAATCAAAATTCAGATATGTAAAAAGTCTCTAGACTTAGGTCATTCAAAcatcaaatataaaaaatatatgaagtttgaatatCAATTATACATGTTTAATGTTAAGTTTTGACAAACCAAACTTTAGATATTGAAGCTTAAAAACTTCGTACCCATAGGCCTAAAGTTTAATTTTTAAACAATTAAATTTACGAAAACTTAAACTTCATAGGTCTTAGATAAAGGTCCTCCTAATCGATTGAAAATGACCAACTAGGCTTCTGAAATAAATAGGTGTCAAGTTTGAAATTCCTTACCTACAATAATAGAGATTTGCCTTTTAagtagattccattaatactaagatgtaacttAGGGtgttggaaagtaaaaggggttgatattcatactactttcatgttgaatagatTTAAAGGACGGCGAGCCAAGCAGGATagggaataattcagacaagttatgtaaagttattccttcttttgacatgttttgAATCGCATAAAATTTATCTAGTACGACATCACATAGAATTAGCCTTCTAGGAACATAGCcaattttgaataaataacaCCATACACGAAATGTAATATCTTTCTTAATAAACTGATCTCTACTTTCAATTATCGATAATTTGAaatcaaactttgaaaataacaataattcaaaatcaaacttttaaaaatatagtacTCTAACCCAATGAGGATATATTAAACCACTGACATAATTTTTACAAATCAAGTCAAACTAAAATCAAATCTCTacaaattcttttcttttccaatcatcataactttaaattCCTCAAAATCAATCATCCCATCGCCGTCACAATCGATGCCGCCGATCATTTTCCGGCACTCCTCCATCGTGCATTCTTCCCCAATACTCTTCATCACTTTCTGCAACTCCTCAGCAGAGATCGACCCATTTTTATCCACATCAAATACAGAGAAAGCATCTTTCAAATTCTCCATAACTTCATCGGAATCGATGTTCTTCGTGTTGAGCTCGATGAATTCACGCAAATCAATGAATCCATCTCCGTCTGCATCGACTTCGCTAATCATTTTAATCGATTCTTCCTCCGTTACGGCGTTTCTTAAGCTGGCCATGATGAAAGCCAGTTCCGAAGACGAAATTTTTCCGTCGCCGTTAATGTCAAATTTATTGAATACCTGTTGTAGCTCTTCTTCGATCGTGGCCGGAGAATTTAACGGCGGGGAATTCGCCGGAGTTGGGTCAATTTTGTTCGGcggattttttttctttcgattgaaaagaaatttaaatcCCATTActctaaaaagagaaaaatagtgAGTTAATTATCGAAAAACAGTGAAAGAATTGAAGATAATTGGGGAGGATTTATCATTTATGAGGATTATGAAGAgattaatttgaaaattattttggaATTTTGTTGAAACGGAGAAGCTGCGTGACTGCACGATGAGAATCATGCCGTCCGTACCTACGGTCCGTCACGCAAAAAATAATACTTCTTCCGtatccttttctttttaatccgTCTAAAAACAAATGAGTTAGCATTATATGGAAAACCACCaaataatagaaatagaaaaattatctaaatacataatttattttactatattctctaaaattttctacaatttgaataaattataaaaacttCTACTATCTCCTATTCTCGGATACATTGTTCTTACGCAATGTATCAGAACCTGATGTATCGAGACAGGTGTTCCTTGTATCGATAAAGGTAATGTATTGAAACGCGATGTATCAGAACGTTGAGCGATGTATCGAAACATGTATGTCTTGTATCAACAAAGGTAATGAATCGGGACGTTGAGTGATGTATCTGAAATCGAAACGCTATGTATTAGAACGTGAAGTGATGTATCGGAAATCGGAACACGATGTATTAGAACTTAAATATTGGGTGTGCACAAGTAAGcacttaaacttatataaagttgaacaagtagacacatgaGTCTTATGTGGgataatatatgtataacacTATGTAGGACACAAATTGCCATGTAGGAAGGACGtgtgtgtctatttgttcaattttatacaagtttaagtgtctacttgcgCATAACTAAAATTGAAAGGAATAAAATGTGAAATGAAATCAAGTTAAATGTcatattatatattatgccaataatttataaatatcgaaaatttgaaatcaaactTTGCAAATATCGAACGCTTACCCCAGGTATATTAAACCACTAACATAATTTTTACAAAGAAAATCTAACATTTCAGACATTGTAATTACATGATCAATTAAAGATGTCAGATACTGTAATTACACTCAATTACACCAAATTCAGTACCAGGATGACTTTTCAAACAGAATCTTAGTGTGGAAGTGTGAGAGATTGATTATAATGCAATTTCAATTTACAGAGAATATGATCTTAAATAAGGGgtttatgaaaaatataaattatggtACGGAGTTAATTAGATAGTTGAAAgttatttcactttttttttcatctttagTTCTTTTTACTGGTTGTGGTAGCATTATTCATATGGTTATTCCATTTCCCTCTGTTATTTAACATTTCTTGCACTTacgttatcatattatttattattttgttgtggtaatttttttttggtatgtttTATCATGAGTTCTTCAGTATTTTATCTTGGCTTTAGCATTTTCGTTATTTTTTTTTCGAGCTACTTTATAATGTTTTTACTTGAATCGAAAATCTATCAAAACAACATAACATCTCTACCTTCCATGCTAGGATTAAGATTTTCGTACACATAATTCTCTCCAAGCTCTATTTGTGGGATCATATTGGATATACTATTGAATAATTTTTCAcgttatttcaaaataagtgttaAGTAATACAAATTTGTTTTTCAACTTCatcttcataaattttaaataaaatattcttttctttattacgaaaaaaatataatcaaacacAACTTCAATTACCTTCAACTTCATAAAtctaaataaaatgaatttttttttgaacctATGACCAAAACGGCTACTAAGCTAAACAACTCAATGATATCAGTCAATTCCATATATACTACAtgtatttttaaatcaaattaaacAACTTCAATGAATGTATGCTATAAATCTCCTCCATAAAAGTTAAGCTTAGTTTTTCTATATATTGATATTTGAGATATAATTCGACGATTTTCTCTCTCTTAATTTAACTTTGATGATTTACTGGATACTTGTTATGACTTACCAATATGAATCATAATAAAATAGAAGAGAACAAATTAATTATTAGCAGTCAATTAAGaacattatttcaaaaaaaataatcaattttcttTATAGAGCATATAATAAAGTGAACCATACGAGAAAATAAGGAATGTGCCATATTATTTCTCCATAAATCTGAATATATACTagggaaaataatatttttactctTTTTACTATTGCATTACTCTTATTTTAGTCACCGTGATATTCAACTAAGCACATCTGATCTTCAATTAAGCAATGTGTGTAAATTTGAACGTTTGGGTACGAACGCAATCGAAATACACATATTACTTAATTGAAGGTCGAACATACTTATAGTCGAATATCACAAACTAAAATAAGGAATACAATAACAAAAAGACTAAGAATGTTATTTTccctataatatatatacatagattCATCCATAGAAATTCATTTACGCTTCAAAGCAACAAATAATTGGCATGATTTGTTGCAATTAACTTTCATCCATGCTGAAATCTCTTCACTTTTGAGAATAATTCTTGCAAAAACTTCTTCTGCTATTTTACTCCCAAAATGATTAATGAAAAGTCCTTCTAAAGCAGCTCTTAGGTTTATGATTATAGTCTTTGCATCAGCCTCATCCACAAGCTTTGATTTGGTATATATTAACTCTAATTTCTCAATGCTAAAACAACCATTTTTTTCCACCACTTTAGTCATGTCTTCAGGAGAAGGAAAATACATTGGCAAATTGAATGAGTCAAGTAAAGATTCATCTAACTTTCCCTGtgcaaaaacaaaaagaagaaagaaacgTCAATTACAATTGCATGACTAGAGGCGGAGCCAGCATTTAAGATTTATGGATTCGAAAATAATACATACATATGTTCTTTAATTTGGATTCATTTCACATTTATGCTCTCTAACGTTAGGTGTGCATACGTAGACACTTAAATgtatataaagttgaacaagtaaACACATGAGTTCTATGTGAAATAATACACATAAGACACCACGTAAGACACAAATTGCCATGTAGGATGCCACATAGGACTATTTATTCAACTTAATACAAGTGGAAGTGTCTACTTGCACACACCCAAAGTTGAAAGACATAAATGTAAAATGAGACCAAGTTAAaagacatatttatgtattatgccaataATAAATGAGTAGATCAAGTCAGATATGGACGCATTTTTGTAATATATAATAACCTCGTTGCTTCTTAATATGTAAACGAAATAAGTACTTCTAgattacaaa
This window encodes:
- the LOC129885201 gene encoding probable calcium-binding protein CML25, translated to MGFKFLFNRKKKNPPNKIDPTPANSPPLNSPATIEEELQQVFNKFDINGDGKISSSELAFIMASLRNAVTEEESIKMISEVDADGDGFIDLREFIELNTKNIDSDEVMENLKDAFSVFDVDKNGSISAEELQKVMKSIGEECTMEECRKMIGGIDCDGDGMIDFEEFKVMMIGKEKNL